In one window of Tellurirhabdus rosea DNA:
- the aceB gene encoding malate synthase A: MSLTETLNDTLIRLSANLSGGYEEILTPEALAFLAELHRRFEPARRELLTRRQERERRIDAGELPDFLTETAEIRRQDWQAAPYPANLQDRRTEITGPVDRKMIVNALNSGARVFMADFEDANSPTWDNLLQGQINLRDAIRRQIDFTAENGKTYALKPQVAVLKVRPRGWHLTERHLTIDGQPVSGSLFDFGLYFFHNAHELLRRGSGPYFYLPKLESHREARLWNEVFVFAQEYVGLPVGTIKVTVLIETILASFEMDEIIYELRDHIAGLNAGRWDYIFSFIKKLKAHPAYLLPDRSQVTMQSPFMRAYAQLLVQTCHKRGIHAIGGMAAFIPNRKDPKINQFAFDKVKADKELEAATGFDGTWVAHPDLVPVAMAPFNAVLGDRPNQKEKRLSDLSITARDLLNPTIPGSSITEAGLRMNINVGILYIESWLRGVGAAAIHNLMEDAATSEISRAQVWQWLRHGAKTYDGRPIDVSWYKQVLFEEIEAIRRSLGSERYNQGRFREAARLFDGLVTQESFDAFLTLGAYEMIE; this comes from the coding sequence ATGAGCCTCACTGAAACGTTAAACGACACCCTGATACGTTTATCCGCCAACCTTTCAGGCGGTTACGAAGAGATTTTGACACCCGAGGCGCTGGCTTTCCTGGCCGAACTGCACCGCCGCTTCGAACCCGCCCGACGGGAGCTTTTGACTCGTCGGCAGGAACGGGAACGCCGGATTGATGCCGGAGAGCTGCCCGATTTCCTTACCGAAACGGCAGAAATTCGTCGGCAGGACTGGCAGGCGGCCCCGTATCCGGCCAATTTGCAGGACCGCCGGACGGAGATCACCGGCCCCGTTGACCGGAAAATGATCGTCAACGCCCTGAACTCCGGGGCCCGGGTGTTCATGGCGGACTTTGAAGATGCCAACTCGCCCACCTGGGACAATCTTCTTCAGGGACAGATCAACCTGCGGGATGCCATCCGGCGCCAGATTGATTTTACGGCCGAAAACGGGAAAACGTACGCCCTCAAACCGCAGGTCGCCGTGCTGAAGGTCCGTCCGCGGGGCTGGCATCTGACCGAACGCCACCTGACCATCGACGGCCAGCCCGTCTCTGGTTCCCTGTTCGACTTCGGACTCTATTTTTTCCATAACGCGCACGAACTGCTCCGGCGCGGCTCCGGGCCGTACTTCTATCTGCCCAAGCTGGAAAGCCACCGGGAGGCGCGCCTCTGGAACGAGGTGTTTGTTTTTGCGCAGGAATACGTCGGTCTGCCGGTCGGCACCATCAAGGTCACGGTGCTGATTGAAACCATTCTGGCGTCGTTCGAGATGGACGAAATCATCTACGAACTGCGCGACCATATTGCCGGTCTGAACGCCGGACGCTGGGATTACATTTTCAGTTTTATCAAAAAGCTGAAGGCCCATCCGGCTTATCTCCTGCCCGACCGCTCGCAGGTCACCATGCAGTCGCCGTTCATGCGGGCTTATGCGCAGCTGCTGGTGCAGACCTGCCACAAGCGGGGCATTCATGCCATCGGCGGGATGGCGGCGTTTATTCCGAACCGTAAAGACCCGAAAATCAACCAGTTTGCTTTTGACAAAGTGAAAGCCGACAAGGAACTGGAAGCGGCCACGGGCTTCGACGGAACGTGGGTGGCCCATCCCGATCTGGTGCCCGTCGCGATGGCTCCTTTCAATGCCGTGCTCGGCGACCGGCCCAACCAGAAAGAAAAACGGCTTTCCGACCTGTCCATCACCGCCCGCGACCTGCTGAATCCCACCATTCCCGGCAGCAGCATCACTGAGGCGGGTCTGCGGATGAACATCAACGTGGGTATACTGTACATCGAGTCCTGGCTGCGGGGCGTCGGGGCCGCCGCCATTCACAACCTGATGGAAGACGCCGCCACCTCCGAAATCAGCCGCGCGCAGGTCTGGCAGTGGCTTCGGCACGGGGCCAAAACCTACGACGGCCGCCCCATCGATGTTTCCTGGTACAAACAGGTGCTGTTTGAGGAAATCGAAGCCATCCGCCGCAGTCTCGGCTCCGAACGCTATAACCAGGGCCGTTTCCGCGAAGCCGCCCGCCTCTTCGATGGACTTGTAACGCAGGAGTCATTCGACGCATTCCTGACGCTGGGAGCGTATGAAATGATTGAATGA
- the aceA gene encoding isocitrate lyase — translation MKSAQDRIQGLIQDWALNPRWRGVERPYTAEEVVRLSGSYQIEYTVARRGAEKLWRMLQEDRWVAGLGALTGNQAIQEVAAGMKAIYLSGWQVAADANLSGHMYPDQSLYPADSVPAVVKRINNALLRADQIQSVSGDGNTDWLVPIVADAEAGFGGNLNAFELMKMMIEAGASGVHFEDQLSSAKKCGHLGGKVLVPTQEAINKLVAARLAADVMGVPTVLVARTDAEAANLITSDIDERDLKFIQTGRGRTSEGFFHVHNGLEQGIDRGLSYAPYADMIWMETGNPDLGLAREFAQGIREKYPDQLLAYNCSPSFNWAKFMNEKQMAAFREQIADMGYRFQFITLAGFHALNTAMFELSKAYVERGMAGFSELQQREFALQSSGFRAVRHQAFVGTGYFDAVQNVVTAGLASTAALKGSTEEEQFH, via the coding sequence ATGAAAAGTGCACAAGACCGGATCCAGGGCCTGATTCAGGACTGGGCGCTGAATCCCCGCTGGCGCGGCGTTGAACGACCGTATACGGCCGAAGAGGTTGTCCGCCTGAGCGGATCGTACCAGATCGAGTACACCGTGGCCCGGCGCGGGGCCGAAAAACTGTGGCGCATGCTGCAGGAAGACCGCTGGGTGGCCGGTCTTGGCGCACTCACCGGCAACCAGGCGATTCAGGAGGTGGCCGCCGGGATGAAGGCGATTTACCTCAGCGGCTGGCAGGTGGCCGCCGACGCGAACCTTTCCGGCCATATGTACCCCGACCAGAGCCTGTATCCGGCCGATTCGGTGCCCGCCGTGGTGAAGCGGATCAACAACGCCCTGCTGCGCGCCGACCAGATTCAGTCGGTCAGCGGCGACGGCAACACGGACTGGCTGGTGCCCATTGTGGCCGATGCCGAAGCCGGATTCGGCGGCAACCTCAACGCTTTTGAACTCATGAAAATGATGATCGAAGCGGGCGCGTCGGGGGTGCACTTCGAAGACCAGTTGTCGAGCGCCAAAAAATGCGGCCACCTCGGCGGCAAGGTGCTCGTGCCGACGCAGGAAGCCATCAACAAACTCGTAGCCGCCCGCCTCGCCGCCGACGTCATGGGCGTGCCGACGGTGCTGGTCGCCCGTACCGATGCCGAAGCCGCCAACCTCATCACGAGCGACATCGACGAACGCGACCTGAAATTCATCCAAACCGGCCGAGGCCGCACGTCAGAAGGGTTCTTCCATGTCCACAACGGCCTGGAACAGGGTATCGACCGGGGCCTGAGCTACGCGCCCTACGCCGACATGATCTGGATGGAAACGGGCAATCCGGACCTCGGCCTGGCCCGCGAGTTTGCGCAGGGCATCCGGGAGAAGTACCCCGACCAACTGCTGGCCTACAACTGTTCGCCCTCCTTCAACTGGGCCAAGTTCATGAACGAAAAGCAGATGGCGGCCTTCCGGGAGCAGATTGCCGACATGGGCTACAGGTTCCAGTTCATCACCCTGGCGGGCTTTCACGCGCTCAACACGGCCATGTTCGAACTCTCGAAAGCCTATGTGGAACGCGGTATGGCCGGTTTCTCGGAGCTTCAGCAGCGGGAATTTGCCCTGCAAAGCAGCGGCTTCAGGGCCGTCAGACACCAGGCCTTCGTCGGCACGGGCTACTTCGATGCCGTCCAGAACGTCGTCACGGCCGGTCTGGCCTCCACCGCCGCGCTGAAAGGCTCGACGGAGGAGGAACAGTTTCATTGA
- the pckA gene encoding phosphoenolpyruvate carboxykinase (ATP): MIATKTIASAPATSLLARLGLAECRSIYLNLSPAELVEHALARSEGVLTETGALMCDTGTFTGRSPKDKFIVCDDKTRDTVEWGDINQPFESEKFEQLRLKMLAYLAEKDVYVRYARACASPAYRLNIAVVTTQAWQSLFCNHLFLRPAPAELADFEPDWTILCVPGFQADPATDGTRKANFTLVDFSRKMILIGGSGYAGEIKKGIFTVLNFVLPVERRVLSMHCSANIGAEGPNGSPDTALFFGLSGTGKTTLSADPERRLIGDDEHGWAGDEIFNFEGGCYAKVINLSAEREPQIYHAIRFGAVLENTRFFPGTRKVDYDNRSVTENTRTAYPIDYIPDAAAPSVAGAPRNIFFLTADAFGVLPPISRLTAEQAMYHFLSGYTSKLAGTEMGITEPVATFSTCFGAAFLPLPPVRYAELLGELIEKYNVNVWLINTGWTGGPYGTGRRIRLDFTRAMIRAALKGELVAATYITHPVFGLRMPTTCPGVPHQLLDPQQTWINQEEYLAKAAELASAFEDNFRRFESVMKTETIEAA, encoded by the coding sequence ATGATTGCGACCAAAACAATTGCATCCGCACCGGCGACTTCGCTGCTGGCGCGCCTGGGTCTGGCCGAGTGCCGGAGCATTTACCTGAATCTGTCGCCGGCCGAGCTGGTCGAACACGCGCTGGCCCGCAGCGAGGGCGTCCTGACCGAAACCGGGGCGCTCATGTGTGATACGGGGACGTTTACGGGCCGTTCGCCGAAAGACAAGTTTATCGTCTGCGACGACAAAACCCGGGATACCGTGGAATGGGGCGATATCAACCAGCCGTTTGAAAGCGAAAAATTCGAGCAGCTCCGGCTCAAAATGCTGGCGTACCTGGCCGAGAAAGATGTATACGTGCGCTACGCCCGCGCCTGCGCCTCCCCCGCCTACCGCCTCAACATCGCCGTCGTGACGACCCAGGCCTGGCAGAGTCTTTTCTGTAACCACCTCTTCCTGCGCCCCGCCCCTGCCGAGCTGGCCGACTTCGAACCCGACTGGACCATCCTCTGCGTACCGGGTTTTCAGGCCGATCCGGCCACGGACGGAACCCGCAAAGCCAACTTTACTCTTGTGGACTTTTCCCGCAAAATGATTCTGATCGGCGGATCGGGTTACGCGGGAGAAATCAAAAAGGGCATTTTTACCGTCCTGAACTTTGTCCTGCCCGTCGAACGCCGGGTGCTGTCCATGCACTGCTCGGCCAATATCGGCGCCGAAGGTCCGAACGGCAGTCCGGATACGGCTTTGTTCTTCGGCCTGTCGGGAACGGGCAAAACCACCCTTTCGGCGGACCCGGAACGTCGGCTGATCGGCGACGACGAACACGGCTGGGCCGGTGACGAAATCTTTAATTTTGAAGGCGGCTGTTACGCCAAAGTCATCAACCTGAGCGCCGAACGGGAGCCGCAGATTTACCATGCCATCCGGTTCGGGGCTGTCCTGGAAAATACGCGCTTTTTTCCCGGCACGCGAAAAGTTGATTACGACAACCGGTCGGTAACGGAAAACACCCGCACGGCCTATCCCATCGACTACATTCCGGACGCCGCCGCTCCGTCGGTAGCGGGTGCCCCCCGAAATATTTTCTTCCTGACCGCCGATGCGTTCGGGGTGCTGCCGCCGATTTCGCGGCTGACGGCCGAACAGGCGATGTACCACTTTCTGTCGGGGTATACCTCCAAGCTGGCAGGCACCGAAATGGGCATTACCGAGCCGGTAGCCACCTTTTCCACCTGCTTCGGCGCGGCGTTTCTGCCCCTGCCGCCGGTCCGGTATGCCGAACTGCTGGGCGAACTCATCGAGAAATACAACGTCAATGTCTGGCTGATCAATACCGGCTGGACAGGCGGACCTTACGGCACGGGGCGACGCATCCGGCTCGATTTTACCCGGGCGATGATCCGGGCGGCGCTGAAAGGCGAACTGGTGGCGGCTACCTACATCACGCACCCGGTCTTTGGCCTGCGCATGCCGACCACCTGCCCCGGCGTTCCGCACCAGTTGCTGGACCCGCAGCAGACCTGGATTAATCAGGAAGAGTATCTGGCGAAAGCGGCGGAACTGGCCAGCGCGTTCGAGGACAATTTCCGCCGGTTCGAAAGCGTTATGAAAACAGAAACTATCGAGGCAGCATGA
- a CDS encoding M16 family metallopeptidase, with product MRTLLTITRLLLLAVLLPGTTSLLAQSLPEGVTKVTSVEGITEYQLKNGLRVLLFPDPSKPTITVNITYLVGSRHEGYGESGMAHLLEHMVFKGSTKHPNIPQELTEHGSRPNGTTWYDRTNYFETFSATDENLKWALDLEADRMLNSFIKAEDLATEFSVVRNEFEMGENSPQYVLMERILSSAYLWHNYGKSTIGSREDIERVPIDNLRAFYKKFYQPDNAILLVAGKIDEAKTIQLVQEHFGSIPRPERQLAKTYTVEPTQDGERFVSLRRVGDTQGVGVAYHTPAGAHPDYATLDVLMDVLTNEPSGRLYKALVESKKAAFQYGWTPALHDPGFAYFYAEVRKEQSLDSARTALLSTLDAAAKKVPTAEEVERAKTKLLTDIETLFRSSDRVGLNLSEWMAAGDWRLVFLYRDRIRKVTPADVQRVAAAYLKPSNRTVGTFIPDQTPDRAEIPEKPDVMAMVKEYKGEKALAAGEAFDVTPANIDARTKRGQEPKSLKYALLPKSTRGNSVNAQLTLRFGDDKTLMNRATAASFTAAMLERGTKTRTYQQIRDEFDKLKARVYTYGGGQTAGVSVETSKDNLPAVMKIVTDYLKNPTFPEAEFEKLKQERLAGIEAQKQEPDAIAFNLSQRTLNPYPKGHPMYVMTFDEQIEAIKNLKLDEVKQFYKDFYGADNATVAVVGDFDEASLRTMLKTDLARWKSPKPYTRIAQSYQEIKPGTQSVQTADKANATYVAGYKIAMRDDDPDYPALVLGNYMFGGGFLNSRLATRIRQKEGISYGVGSQVSADPRDKVGSFMTYAIYNPENAEKLEKAYQEEFERVVKEGFSPEEIKAAKSGWLQSRQVTRSQDGSLASRLNYFLDLNRMMVWDADLEKKIESLTPDQINAAMKKYMDYSKLVVIKAGDFEKAAKKIAEKQPAGAAGGAKKQ from the coding sequence ATGCGAACACTTCTCACCATCACCCGCCTGCTCCTGCTGGCGGTTCTGCTGCCCGGCACCACGAGTCTGCTGGCCCAGAGTCTGCCCGAGGGCGTCACCAAGGTAACGTCCGTGGAAGGCATCACGGAGTACCAGCTGAAGAACGGCCTGCGGGTCCTGCTCTTTCCCGACCCGTCGAAGCCGACGATTACCGTCAACATTACCTACCTTGTAGGCTCCCGGCACGAAGGATACGGGGAAAGCGGCATGGCGCACCTGCTCGAACACATGGTGTTCAAAGGCTCGACCAAGCACCCCAACATCCCGCAGGAACTGACCGAACACGGCTCCCGGCCCAACGGCACGACCTGGTACGACCGCACGAACTACTTCGAAACCTTTTCGGCCACCGACGAAAACCTGAAATGGGCGCTCGATCTGGAAGCCGACCGGATGCTTAACTCCTTCATCAAAGCGGAAGACCTCGCGACCGAATTCTCCGTGGTGCGCAACGAATTTGAAATGGGCGAAAACTCACCCCAGTACGTGCTGATGGAGCGCATTCTTTCCTCGGCCTATCTGTGGCACAATTACGGCAAATCGACCATCGGCTCCCGGGAAGACATCGAGCGGGTGCCCATCGACAACCTGCGGGCTTTTTACAAAAAATTCTACCAGCCCGACAATGCCATTCTGCTGGTGGCGGGAAAGATCGACGAAGCCAAAACCATCCAGCTGGTTCAGGAGCACTTCGGCTCCATTCCGCGTCCGGAGCGCCAATTGGCCAAAACCTACACGGTGGAGCCTACGCAGGACGGCGAGCGTTTTGTCTCGCTGCGGCGGGTCGGCGATACGCAGGGCGTAGGCGTCGCCTACCACACCCCGGCGGGTGCCCATCCGGACTACGCGACGCTCGACGTGCTGATGGACGTGCTGACGAACGAACCTTCGGGCCGACTGTACAAGGCGCTGGTCGAATCGAAAAAAGCGGCGTTCCAGTACGGCTGGACCCCCGCCCTGCACGACCCCGGCTTTGCCTATTTCTACGCCGAAGTGCGGAAAGAACAATCGCTGGACTCGGCCCGAACCGCCCTGCTCAGTACGCTGGATGCCGCCGCGAAAAAAGTGCCGACGGCCGAGGAAGTGGAGCGGGCCAAAACCAAGCTGCTCACCGACATCGAAACCCTGTTCCGGAGTTCCGACCGCGTGGGGCTAAACCTGAGCGAATGGATGGCCGCGGGCGACTGGCGGCTGGTCTTCCTCTACCGCGACCGGATTCGGAAGGTAACGCCCGCCGATGTGCAGCGCGTGGCGGCGGCCTATCTGAAGCCCTCGAACCGCACGGTCGGCACGTTTATTCCGGACCAGACGCCCGACCGGGCCGAAATCCCGGAGAAGCCGGATGTGATGGCGATGGTGAAAGAGTACAAGGGCGAAAAGGCGCTGGCTGCCGGGGAAGCGTTTGACGTCACTCCCGCCAACATCGACGCCCGCACCAAACGCGGCCAGGAGCCGAAAAGCCTCAAATACGCCCTGCTGCCCAAATCGACCCGCGGCAACAGCGTCAACGCCCAGCTTACGCTTCGTTTTGGCGACGACAAAACCCTGATGAACCGGGCCACCGCCGCCAGCTTTACGGCGGCCATGCTGGAACGCGGCACCAAAACCCGCACCTACCAGCAGATCCGGGACGAGTTCGACAAGCTGAAGGCACGCGTGTACACCTACGGCGGCGGACAGACGGCGGGCGTATCGGTTGAAACGTCCAAAGACAACCTGCCGGCCGTGATGAAGATTGTGACGGATTACCTCAAAAATCCGACGTTCCCGGAAGCCGAATTTGAAAAACTGAAGCAGGAACGCCTGGCCGGCATCGAAGCCCAGAAGCAGGAACCGGATGCCATTGCCTTCAACCTCTCCCAGCGGACCCTGAACCCGTATCCGAAAGGCCACCCGATGTACGTCATGACCTTCGACGAGCAGATTGAAGCCATCAAAAACCTGAAGCTGGATGAAGTCAAACAGTTTTACAAGGACTTCTACGGAGCCGATAACGCTACCGTGGCCGTGGTCGGCGATTTCGACGAAGCGTCGCTGCGAACCATGCTGAAAACCGATCTGGCCAGGTGGAAGTCGCCAAAGCCCTACACCCGGATTGCCCAGTCGTATCAGGAAATCAAACCGGGCACGCAGTCCGTCCAGACGGCGGACAAGGCCAATGCCACCTACGTAGCGGGCTACAAGATCGCCATGCGCGACGATGACCCGGACTATCCGGCGCTGGTGCTGGGGAACTACATGTTTGGCGGCGGGTTCCTCAATTCCCGGCTGGCTACCCGGATTCGGCAGAAAGAAGGCATTTCGTACGGCGTAGGCTCGCAGGTGAGTGCCGACCCGCGCGACAAGGTGGGCTCGTTTATGACCTATGCCATCTACAATCCCGAAAATGCCGAGAAGCTTGAAAAAGCCTATCAGGAAGAGTTCGAGAGAGTGGTGAAAGAAGGCTTCTCGCCGGAGGAAATCAAGGCGGCCAAAAGCGGCTGGCTGCAGAGCCGTCAGGTTACCCGGTCGCAGGATGGTTCGCTGGCCAGCCGCCTGAACTACTTCCTGGACCTGAACCGGATGATGGTCTGGGACGCCGACCTGGAGAAGAAGATCGAATCCCTGACGCCGGACCAGATCAATGCCGCCATGAAAAAGTACATGGATTACAGCAAGCTGGTGGTTATCAAAGCCGGTGATTTTGAGAAGGCGGCCAAAAAAATTGCCGAAAAACAACCCGCGGGTGCCGCCGGGGGCGCGAAGAAGCAGTAG
- a CDS encoding EamA family transporter has protein sequence MNTQLASPPARENRLTLFLALASVYVLWGSTYLFVHFMTEQMPPLYMASLRLSSAGALLYLYARLTGTAAPGRKQWLSAGSIGVLLLTIANGCMTLALQYIPTNIAALISATVPVFIISLNWIAFNRVRPTVLAMLGLGVGLLGVALLVRPGGGNTGGPGLWTGVGLITIGNLSWAVGTLLSSRLSLPPQLISSAVQMLVGGGIMFGLSMLTEDATLLSISQAPPKAIGSLIYLIIFGSIIGFSSFAWLARNAPPQLVSTYAYVNPVVAMILGWAFAGEHLTLHSFIAAAVILAGVVLITLGRK, from the coding sequence ATGAATACCCAACTTGCCAGCCCACCCGCCAGAGAAAATCGACTGACGCTGTTTCTGGCCCTGGCTTCCGTTTATGTGTTGTGGGGGTCTACGTATCTGTTCGTTCACTTTATGACGGAACAGATGCCTCCGCTGTATATGGCCTCCCTTCGGCTGAGTTCGGCGGGGGCTTTGCTGTATCTGTACGCACGGCTGACCGGAACCGCCGCTCCCGGCCGCAAGCAGTGGCTGTCGGCCGGCTCCATCGGCGTGCTGCTGTTGACCATTGCAAACGGCTGTATGACGCTGGCCCTCCAGTACATTCCTACCAACATCGCCGCGCTGATTTCGGCCACGGTGCCCGTATTCATCATTTCGCTTAACTGGATTGCCTTCAACCGCGTCCGCCCGACGGTGCTGGCGATGCTTGGCCTTGGGGTCGGCCTGCTGGGGGTGGCCCTGCTGGTGCGGCCGGGCGGCGGAAACACCGGCGGTCCGGGTCTCTGGACCGGCGTCGGGCTGATTACCATCGGCAACCTGTCGTGGGCGGTCGGCACGCTGCTTTCCTCCCGGCTTTCGCTGCCGCCGCAACTGATTTCCAGCGCCGTCCAGATGCTGGTCGGCGGTGGAATCATGTTCGGCCTGAGCATGCTGACCGAAGACGCAACCCTGCTCAGCATCAGCCAGGCACCTCCCAAAGCCATTGGCTCACTGATTTACCTCATCATTTTCGGCTCCATCATCGGCTTTTCGTCATTCGCCTGGCTGGCCCGAAACGCCCCCCCGCAGTTGGTCTCCACCTACGCCTACGTCAACCCCGTCGTCGCGATGATTCTCGGCTGGGCGTTCGCCGGCGAACACCTCACCCTCCACTCCTTCATCGCCGCCGCGGTCATTCTGGCCGGCGTGGTGTTGATTACGCTGGGAAGAAAATGA
- a CDS encoding SDR family NAD(P)-dependent oxidoreductase: MFQNQTALVTGAGQGIGFAIARQLARQGAAVLLNDSDVELVRTAAETIRQEGGRCLALPGDASDVSFIRKMVAVAVQEFGGLTLLVANAGITIFGDFFEYSPDDFQKVMDLNLRGSFFLTQEAARHMREQKTGGSVLLMSSVVGHQAHPGLAAYSMTKAALEMLAKNLVLDLSPHGITINAIAPGATQTERTLDDPNYIPVWSKITPMGRPATVDDIANAALFLLSPASRHITGQSLIVDGGWTSVSPPPF; the protein is encoded by the coding sequence ATGTTTCAGAACCAAACCGCCCTGGTCACCGGGGCCGGGCAGGGGATCGGTTTTGCCATCGCCCGCCAGCTGGCCCGTCAGGGAGCCGCCGTCCTGCTCAATGATTCCGATGTTGAACTGGTCCGAACCGCCGCCGAAACCATCCGGCAGGAAGGGGGGCGTTGTCTGGCCCTGCCCGGCGATGCCTCCGACGTGTCCTTTATCCGGAAAATGGTCGCCGTGGCCGTGCAGGAGTTCGGCGGTCTGACGCTACTCGTCGCCAATGCGGGCATCACCATCTTCGGCGACTTCTTTGAATATTCGCCGGACGATTTTCAGAAAGTGATGGACCTCAACCTCCGGGGCAGTTTTTTTCTGACGCAGGAGGCCGCCCGGCACATGCGCGAGCAGAAAACCGGCGGGAGCGTTCTGCTCATGTCCTCGGTCGTGGGCCATCAGGCGCATCCGGGGCTGGCGGCCTACAGCATGACCAAGGCTGCCCTCGAAATGCTGGCCAAAAATCTGGTGCTTGACCTCTCGCCCCACGGCATCACCATCAACGCCATTGCGCCCGGAGCCACCCAGACCGAGCGGACGCTGGACGATCCGAATTACATTCCGGTCTGGTCGAAGATAACGCCGATGGGCCGCCCGGCCACCGTGGACGACATCGCCAACGCCGCCCTCTTCCTGCTTTCGCCCGCCTCCCGCCACATCACCGGCCAAAGCCTCATCGTCGACGGCGGCTGGACCAGCGTAAGCCCACCGCCGTTTTGA
- a CDS encoding acyl-CoA carboxylase subunit beta, with amino-acid sequence MQTETPNPVISPDSSQPSKNEILARKNAEAELGGGQKRIDAQHKKGKLTARERVALLLDEGSFEEIGKFVMHRTKDFGLDKEYYLGDGVVTGYGTIDGRLVYVFAQDFTVFGGALSETHAEKICKIMDLAMKNGAPVIGLNDSGGARIQEGVLSLAGYADIFYRNTLASGVIPQISAVMGPCAGGAVYSPAITDFIMMVENTSYMFVTGPNVVKTVTHETVTSEELGGASTHSTKSGVTHFACANELECLQYIRQLLSYIPQNCEDDAPRLPYEPADETRSKLDRIIPENPNQPYDMREVIEELVDADSFFEVHKNFAENIVVGFARMAGRSIGIVGNQPAVLAGVLDINASTKAARFVRFCDSFNIPLLVLEDVPGFLPGTDQEWNGIITNGAKLLYAFCEATVPRVTVITRKAYGGAYDVMNSKHIGADLNYAWPSAEIAVMGAGGAAEIIFKREIAEADDPQAKLQEKVSEYTEKFANPYKAAHRGYIDEVIYPHQTRQKLIRALGMLENKVATLPKKKHGNIPL; translated from the coding sequence ATGCAGACTGAAACCCCGAACCCAGTGATATCCCCGGACTCTTCGCAACCCTCAAAAAATGAAATACTTGCCCGTAAAAACGCCGAGGCCGAACTGGGCGGCGGGCAGAAACGAATCGATGCCCAGCACAAAAAAGGAAAACTGACCGCCCGCGAACGCGTCGCCCTGTTGCTCGACGAAGGCTCCTTTGAGGAAATCGGCAAATTCGTCATGCACCGGACCAAGGACTTCGGGCTCGACAAGGAATATTACCTCGGCGACGGCGTGGTGACGGGCTACGGCACCATCGACGGTCGGCTGGTATACGTCTTCGCGCAGGACTTCACGGTCTTTGGCGGGGCCCTGTCGGAAACGCATGCGGAAAAGATCTGCAAAATCATGGACCTGGCCATGAAAAACGGCGCGCCGGTCATCGGCCTCAACGACTCCGGCGGTGCCCGGATTCAGGAAGGCGTGCTGTCGCTGGCCGGATATGCCGATATTTTTTACCGTAACACCCTCGCCTCGGGCGTCATCCCGCAGATTTCGGCCGTGATGGGGCCCTGCGCGGGCGGCGCGGTCTACAGTCCGGCCATCACGGATTTTATCATGATGGTCGAAAATACGTCCTACATGTTCGTGACCGGCCCGAACGTGGTCAAAACGGTGACGCACGAAACCGTCACGAGCGAGGAACTCGGCGGGGCGAGTACGCATAGCACCAAGTCGGGCGTGACGCACTTTGCCTGCGCCAACGAACTGGAATGCCTCCAGTACATCCGGCAACTGCTGAGCTACATCCCGCAGAACTGCGAAGACGATGCCCCGCGGCTGCCCTACGAACCCGCCGACGAGACCCGCAGTAAGCTGGACCGCATCATTCCCGAAAACCCGAACCAGCCCTACGACATGCGCGAGGTCATTGAGGAACTGGTGGATGCGGATTCCTTTTTCGAGGTACATAAGAATTTTGCCGAAAACATCGTCGTCGGCTTTGCCCGGATGGCGGGCCGCAGTATCGGCATCGTGGGCAACCAGCCGGCGGTGCTGGCTGGCGTTCTCGACATCAACGCCAGTACGAAAGCCGCCCGGTTTGTCCGTTTCTGCGATTCCTTCAACATACCGCTGCTGGTGCTGGAAGACGTACCGGGCTTTCTGCCGGGCACCGACCAGGAATGGAACGGCATCATTACCAACGGGGCCAAGCTGCTTTACGCCTTCTGCGAGGCGACCGTGCCCCGCGTGACCGTCATCACCCGCAAGGCTTACGGCGGGGCCTACGACGTCATGAACTCGAAGCATATCGGTGCGGACCTGAACTACGCCTGGCCCAGCGCCGAAATCGCCGTGATGGGCGCCGGCGGAGCCGCCGAAATTATCTTCAAGCGGGAAATTGCCGAGGCCGACGACCCGCAGGCCAAACTGCAGGAGAAGGTGAGCGAATACACCGAGAAGTTCGCCAATCCGTACAAAGCGGCCCACCGGGGTTATATCGACGAGGTGATCTACCCGCACCAGACCCGGCAGAAGCTCATCCGGGCTCTCGGGATGCTGGAAAATAAGGTAGCCACGCTGCCGAAGAAAAAACACGGCAATATTCCGCTGTAA